Proteins co-encoded in one Megalops cyprinoides isolate fMegCyp1 chromosome 1, fMegCyp1.pri, whole genome shotgun sequence genomic window:
- the rasd1 gene encoding dexamethasone-induced Ras-related protein 1, with protein sequence MIKKMTPPENEFDIPAKNCYRMVILGSTKVGKTAIVSRFLSGRFEEQYTPTIEDFHRKFYSIRGEVYQLDILDTSGNHPFPAMRRLSILTGDVFILVFSLDSKESFREVQRLKQQIYETKSCLKNKTKENVDVPLVICGNKADREFYREVQREDIEQLVAGDEQCAYFEISAKRNTNVDKMFQTLFTLAKLPYEMSPDLHRKVSVQYCDMLHRKSLKNKKLKDADAYGIVAPFARRPSVHSDLMYIKEKAIGGGQGKDKERCVIS encoded by the exons ATGATTAAGAAAATGACTCCCCCGGAGAACGAGTTTGACATACCGGCTAAGAACTGCTACAGGATGGTCATTCTGGGCTCCACAAAAGTTGGCAAAACGGCGATCGTGTCCCGGTTTCTGAGCGGCAGGTTCGAGGAACAGTACACGCCGACTATCGAAGACTTTCACAGGAAATTCTATAGCATCAGAGGAGAAGTTTACCAGCTGGACATTCTGGACACCTCAGGGAACCACCCCTTTCCCGCTATGAGGAGACTATCCATACTTACAG GTGATGTATTCATACTGGTGTTCAGTCTGGACAGCAAAGAGTCCTTTCGAGAGGTGCAGCGCCTGAAACAGCAGATATACGAGACCAAGTCTTGCCTGAAAAATAAGACGAAGGAGAACGTGGACGTTCCCTTGGTGATCTGCGGGAACAAGGCGGACCGGGAGTTCTacagagaggtgcagagagaggacatCGAGCAACTGGTCGCCGGTGACGAACAGTGCGCCTACTTCGAGATCTCGGCCAAAAGGAACACTAACGTGGACAAAATGTTTCAGACCCTCTTTACCCTGGCAAAACTGCCCTACGAAATGAGCCCGGACCTTCATCGCAAAGTCTCTGTGCAGTACTGCGACATGCTGCACAGAAAATCCCTCAAAAACAAGAAGCTGAAAGACGCGGACGCGTACGGCATCGTGGCGCCGTTTGCGCGGCGACCCAGCGTGCACAGTGACTTGATGTACATAAAGGAGAAAGCGATCGGCGGCGGCCAGGGGAAAGATAAAGAGCGCTGCGTTATCAGTTAA
- the med9 gene encoding mediator of RNA polymerase II transcription subunit 9, with translation MAAVPTKQETEDDDCSLLPIVHDIIKCMDKDSPEVHQELNKLKTKIQEAREQIAAMPGIALSPEEQQQQLQTLREQVRTKNQLLQKYKSLCMFDIPKA, from the exons ATGGCGGCGGTGCCCACCAAGCAGGAGACGGAGGATGACGATTGCTCTTTGCTTCCTATCGTCCACGACATCATTAAATG CATGGACAAAGACAGCCCTGAGGTCCATCAGGAGCTCAACAAGCTGAAGACGAAGATCCAGGAGGCGCGCGAGCAGATTGCAGCCATGCCCGGCATCGCGCTGAGCCccgaggagcagcagcagcagctgcagacgCTCCGGGAGCAGGTCCGCACCAAGAaccagctgctgcagaaatACAAGAGCCTGTGCATGTTCGACATCCCCAAAGCGTAG